A genomic stretch from Cellulomonas sp. KRMCY2 includes:
- a CDS encoding extracellular solute-binding protein — translation MRRSIPMIAVALGAALTLTACGGSAEEPEETAAPEATTEETAAPADAGTLTVWVDETRQEAVAAAAAAFEEETGTTVELVLKNFDDIRADFVAQVPTGEGPDITVGAHDWLGELTSNGVVAPLELGDKAAEFEPVAVDAFTYDGQVYGLPYAIENIAIIRNTALADSTPATWDEMIAKGQAAGTKYPFLVQVGETGDGYTLYPLQTSFGAPVFTQAEDGSYTSELALGGAGGTAFADFLAAQGAAGILSTSMTYDIAVAAFAAGESPYILGGPWMLSSFEGLDLAIDPVPSAGGQPAQPFTGVQGFYISAQSENQIQATDFLTNYMATEEAQIALYEAGDRTPALTAAADTVSADPIAAGFRAAAASAVPMPSIPEMGSVWSFWGTTEAGIISGTIAPADGWAKMAADIQAAIDAA, via the coding sequence ATGCGACGGAGCATCCCGATGATTGCGGTGGCCCTTGGCGCCGCACTCACCCTTACCGCCTGTGGCGGTTCTGCCGAGGAGCCGGAGGAGACTGCTGCTCCCGAGGCCACGACCGAGGAGACCGCGGCACCGGCCGACGCCGGCACGCTGACGGTGTGGGTCGACGAGACCCGGCAGGAGGCTGTCGCGGCCGCCGCGGCCGCGTTCGAGGAGGAGACCGGCACCACTGTCGAGCTCGTCCTGAAGAACTTCGACGACATCCGCGCGGACTTCGTCGCGCAGGTCCCGACCGGTGAGGGCCCCGACATCACCGTCGGTGCGCACGACTGGCTGGGCGAGCTGACCAGCAACGGCGTGGTTGCGCCGCTCGAGCTGGGCGACAAGGCGGCCGAGTTCGAGCCCGTCGCCGTCGATGCCTTCACGTACGACGGCCAGGTCTACGGCCTGCCGTACGCGATCGAGAACATCGCGATCATCCGCAACACCGCCCTGGCCGACTCCACCCCGGCGACCTGGGACGAGATGATCGCCAAGGGCCAGGCGGCCGGCACGAAGTACCCGTTCCTCGTCCAGGTCGGCGAGACCGGTGACGGCTACACGCTGTACCCGCTGCAGACCTCCTTCGGCGCACCGGTCTTCACCCAGGCCGAGGACGGCTCCTACACCTCCGAGCTCGCGCTCGGCGGGGCCGGCGGCACCGCGTTCGCCGACTTCCTGGCGGCGCAGGGCGCGGCAGGCATCCTGTCCACCTCGATGACCTACGACATCGCCGTCGCGGCGTTCGCCGCCGGTGAGTCGCCGTACATCCTCGGCGGGCCGTGGATGCTCAGCTCCTTCGAGGGTCTCGACCTCGCGATCGACCCGGTCCCGAGCGCGGGCGGTCAGCCGGCTCAGCCGTTCACCGGTGTGCAGGGCTTCTACATCAGCGCTCAGAGCGAGAACCAGATCCAGGCCACCGACTTCCTGACCAACTACATGGCCACCGAAGAGGCACAGATCGCGCTGTACGAGGCCGGCGACCGCACCCCGGCGCTGACCGCTGCGGCTGACACCGTCTCGGCCGACCCGATCGCGGCCGGCTTCCGGGCCGCTGCCGCGAGCGCTGTCCCGATGCCGTCCATCCCCGAGATGGGTTCGGTGTGGTCCTTCTGGGGCACCACCGAGGCCGGCATCATCTCCGGCACGATCGCCCCGGCCGACGGCTGGGCGAAGATGGCCGCGGACATCCAGGCCGCCATCGACGCAGCCTGA
- a CDS encoding glycoside hydrolase family 13 protein has protein sequence MTAEHLLGGAHHDGSELFVPQGTPALGDVVPVRVRVPASGTERGVHLRSVRDGEPHVVPARLERADEHERWYVAELAVDNPVTGYRFLLDEPGGYRWLNGRGLHGRDVPDAADFRVTTHQPAPAWACDAVVYQVFPDRFARSGTPRQLPAWAEPAAWDDEPVGSGPSTPRQLYGGDLLGIEQHLDHLQRLGVDVLYLTPFFPAGSNHRYDASTFEHVDPLLGGNQALASLSRAVHARGMRIMGDLTTNHTGAGHEWFTTAQLDRAGAEATFYYWQDDGEPVGWLGHRSLPKLDHAAPGLRARMVEGPGSVVERWLQEPFALDGWRIDVANMTGRYGDVDLTHVVARTIRATMRAAKPEALLVSEHFHDAGADLSGDGWHANMNYSGFTRPVWGWLAPRVPERQVLGLPVPLARRSGAATVASMRDFAAVVPWSVTAHQWNLLGSHDTPRIRTMVGDPATVEVAVGLLMTFPGTPVVFAGDELGATGTNGEHARVPMPWDRPDRWDDATFEVYRSLIAVRRASRALREGGLRWVVVDDDALVFLRETLDERVLVAVARDPWAGVTLPRELLRHGSTPETLYGHDLTVADALRVPGAGPGVGVWRLA, from the coding sequence ATGACGGCCGAGCACCTGCTCGGCGGAGCGCACCACGACGGGAGCGAGCTGTTCGTCCCGCAGGGCACGCCTGCGCTCGGCGACGTCGTCCCGGTCCGGGTGCGGGTGCCCGCGTCCGGCACCGAGCGCGGCGTCCACCTGCGCTCGGTCCGTGACGGCGAGCCGCACGTGGTGCCGGCCCGCCTGGAGCGGGCGGACGAGCACGAGCGCTGGTACGTGGCCGAGCTGGCGGTCGACAACCCGGTGACCGGGTACCGGTTCCTGCTCGACGAGCCGGGCGGCTACCGGTGGCTCAACGGTCGTGGCCTGCACGGCAGGGACGTGCCCGACGCCGCGGACTTCCGGGTCACGACGCACCAGCCGGCCCCGGCGTGGGCCTGCGACGCCGTTGTCTACCAGGTCTTCCCGGACCGCTTCGCACGGTCGGGCACGCCGCGGCAGCTGCCCGCCTGGGCCGAGCCGGCCGCATGGGACGACGAGCCGGTCGGGTCCGGCCCGAGCACCCCCCGGCAGCTCTACGGCGGCGACCTGCTCGGGATCGAGCAGCACCTGGACCACCTGCAGCGGCTGGGCGTCGACGTCCTGTACCTCACGCCCTTCTTCCCGGCGGGCTCCAACCACCGCTACGACGCGAGCACCTTCGAGCACGTCGACCCGCTGCTCGGCGGTAACCAGGCGCTGGCCTCGTTGTCCCGCGCGGTGCATGCGCGGGGGATGCGCATCATGGGTGACCTGACGACCAACCACACCGGCGCCGGTCACGAGTGGTTCACCACGGCTCAGCTGGACCGGGCCGGCGCGGAGGCGACCTTCTACTACTGGCAGGACGACGGGGAGCCCGTCGGGTGGCTCGGCCACCGGAGCCTGCCGAAGCTCGACCACGCTGCGCCCGGGCTGCGGGCGCGGATGGTCGAGGGCCCTGGCTCGGTCGTCGAGCGCTGGCTCCAGGAGCCCTTCGCGCTCGACGGCTGGCGGATCGATGTGGCGAACATGACCGGGCGGTACGGCGACGTCGACCTGACGCACGTGGTGGCCCGGACGATCCGGGCGACGATGCGGGCGGCGAAGCCCGAGGCGCTGCTGGTCAGCGAGCACTTCCACGACGCCGGTGCCGACCTGTCCGGCGACGGCTGGCACGCGAACATGAACTACTCCGGCTTCACCCGCCCGGTCTGGGGCTGGCTCGCCCCTCGGGTCCCCGAGCGCCAGGTGCTCGGCCTGCCGGTGCCCCTGGCGCGGCGGTCCGGCGCGGCGACGGTCGCCTCGATGCGGGACTTCGCCGCCGTCGTCCCGTGGTCCGTCACCGCTCATCAGTGGAACCTGCTGGGCTCGCACGACACACCGCGGATCCGGACCATGGTCGGTGACCCGGCGACGGTCGAGGTCGCTGTCGGCCTGCTCATGACCTTCCCCGGTACACCGGTGGTCTTCGCCGGTGACGAGCTCGGGGCGACCGGGACGAACGGCGAGCACGCGCGGGTGCCGATGCCGTGGGACCGGCCCGACCGTTGGGACGACGCCACCTTCGAGGTCTACCGGTCGCTGATCGCGGTGCGCCGGGCATCCCGGGCGCTCCGCGAGGGTGGCCTGCGCTGGGTCGTGGTGGACGACGACGCACTCGTCTTCCTGCGCGAGACCCTCGACGAGCGGGTGCTGGTGGCCGTCGCGCGTGACCCGTGGGCCGGCGTGACCCTGCCGCGGGAGCTGCTGAGGCACGGCTCCACGCCCGAGACCCTCTACGGCCACGACCTGACCGTCGCCGATGCGCTGCGCGTCCCCGGCGCTGGTCCGGGCGTCGGCGTCTGGCGTCTCGCGTGA
- a CDS encoding glycoside hydrolase family 13 protein, giving the protein MTTTVPLTPSQASTTTILVHPTTSGAAEWWRTAVIYQVYPRSFADGNGDGIGDLPGITDRLEHLGRLGVDAIWLSPFYRSPQHDAGYDVADYRDVDPLFGTLHDFDAMLTKAHRLGIRVIVDLVPNHTSTEHAWFQAALAAAPGSVERARYLFRDGKGAAGSQPPNNWTSVFGGTAWTRITEPDGTAGQWYLHLFDSTQPDLDWTNPEVRDEFESVLRFWLDRGVDGFRVDVAHGMVKAAGLPDWDGTSSMIDGAHEGTAGSEDGSTGAGNLGPMWDQDGVHDVYRSWHRVLAEYDGDRALVAEAWVEPLTRLAAYVRPDEMQQAFNFPFLTTLWSAPAFRAVVTASLGANDAVGAPTTWVLSNHDVVRHTSRLGLAVAGSKPNGIGAGDPQPDEELGLRRARAATLMMLALPGSAYLYQGEELGLPEHTSLDDDERQDPTWWRSDHTERGRDGCRVPLPWSATAPGLGFSPTGTTWLTQPTSFARYAADVQHGVPGSTYEVYRSALCLRREFRLGSGSLAWVDGLPSTAKDSVIAFMNRDVLVVTNFGPDMLRVPADLTLLHASQDLPLADDDAVLVPPDTTVWARLT; this is encoded by the coding sequence GTGACCACCACCGTCCCCCTCACCCCGAGCCAGGCGTCCACCACGACGATCCTGGTGCACCCCACGACGTCCGGGGCCGCCGAGTGGTGGCGCACCGCGGTGATCTACCAGGTGTACCCACGCTCGTTCGCCGACGGCAACGGCGACGGCATCGGTGACCTGCCCGGCATCACGGACCGGCTCGAGCACCTCGGACGGCTCGGTGTCGACGCCATCTGGCTCTCGCCGTTCTACCGGTCCCCCCAGCACGACGCCGGCTACGACGTCGCCGACTACCGCGACGTCGACCCGCTGTTCGGCACGCTCCACGACTTCGACGCGATGCTCACCAAGGCGCACCGCCTCGGCATCCGGGTGATCGTGGACCTCGTGCCGAACCACACGTCCACCGAGCACGCCTGGTTCCAGGCGGCCCTGGCGGCAGCGCCGGGCAGCGTCGAGCGCGCGCGCTACCTCTTCCGCGACGGCAAGGGCGCAGCCGGCAGCCAGCCACCGAACAACTGGACCTCGGTCTTCGGCGGCACGGCGTGGACCCGGATCACCGAGCCCGACGGGACCGCCGGCCAGTGGTACCTGCACCTGTTCGACAGCACCCAGCCGGACCTCGACTGGACGAACCCCGAGGTTCGCGACGAGTTCGAGAGCGTGCTGCGCTTCTGGCTCGACCGTGGCGTCGACGGTTTCCGGGTCGACGTCGCACACGGCATGGTCAAGGCGGCGGGCCTGCCCGACTGGGACGGCACCTCGTCGATGATCGACGGTGCGCACGAGGGGACGGCAGGCTCGGAGGACGGCTCGACCGGTGCCGGCAACCTCGGGCCGATGTGGGACCAGGACGGCGTGCACGACGTCTACCGGTCCTGGCACCGGGTGCTGGCCGAGTACGACGGCGACCGCGCCCTGGTCGCCGAGGCCTGGGTCGAACCACTGACCCGCCTGGCTGCGTACGTCCGGCCCGACGAGATGCAGCAGGCCTTCAACTTCCCCTTCCTCACCACGCTGTGGTCCGCCCCGGCCTTCCGTGCTGTCGTCACCGCGTCTCTCGGCGCCAACGACGCCGTCGGTGCGCCGACCACCTGGGTGCTGTCCAACCACGACGTCGTCCGGCACACGTCCCGGCTCGGCCTGGCGGTCGCCGGGTCCAAGCCGAACGGGATCGGGGCGGGCGACCCGCAGCCCGACGAGGAGCTCGGTCTGCGGCGCGCGCGTGCGGCGACCCTGATGATGCTGGCGCTGCCCGGCTCGGCCTACCTCTACCAGGGCGAGGAGCTCGGCCTGCCCGAGCACACCAGCCTGGACGACGACGAGCGCCAGGACCCGACCTGGTGGCGCTCGGACCACACCGAGCGCGGGCGCGACGGCTGCCGCGTCCCGCTGCCGTGGTCCGCCACCGCGCCGGGCCTCGGCTTCTCCCCCACGGGCACGACGTGGCTGACCCAGCCGACGTCCTTCGCCCGGTACGCCGCGGATGTGCAGCACGGCGTGCCCGGGTCCACCTACGAGGTCTACCGGTCGGCCCTGTGCCTGCGCCGGGAGTTCCGGCTCGGGTCGGGGTCGCTCGCCTGGGTCGACGGCCTGCCGAGCACCGCGAAGGACTCGGTCATCGCCTTCATGAACCGCGACGTCCTGGTCGTGACCAACTTCGGCCCGGACATGCTGCGGGTACCCGCCGACCTCACCCTGCTGCACGCCTCGCAGGACCTGCCGCTGGCCGACGACGACGCCGTCCTGGTCCCGCCGGACACGACAGTGTGGGCGCGGCTGACCTGA
- a CDS encoding ABC transporter permease subunit codes for MSSPQVPQVEWTTDPPEQRRIDVSHARTYSRGFFAKLVILGVIDALGVYVAMAALAQESYGIMWVMIGLLVVANWVYFTKRALPLKYMLPGLAFLVIYQVFTIGYTGYVAFTNYGDGHNSTKSHAIEALLIQNEKRVEGSASYPLAVVEGDSGLGFAIIDGDTVRVGTAEQPMVEAPGAVVTDGAVAQVPGYEVLARADVLQRQDEVTTLRVGYSEDAEDGSIRTQDARNGYVYRSIMVYDEAADTLTDTDTDTATVYTPNDNGQFQASDGTVLPVGWRVAVGFDNFTKAFGDARYSTPFFKVLAWTFVFAVLSVAITFFLGLFFAITLNDERIKGRRILRSLLILPYAFPAFMSFLLWRGMLNRDYGFINTVLLGGADLNWLGDPWLAKLAVLGVQLWVGFPYMFLICTGALQSIPGELVEAAKIDGAGRFRLWRSITLPLLLVAVAPLLISSFAFNFNNFNIIEMITEGNPRFADASVPVGATDILITMVYSVSGLDGGAAKNFGLASALSIVIFIIVATISVISFKRTRALEEIN; via the coding sequence ATGAGCTCCCCCCAGGTCCCGCAGGTCGAGTGGACGACGGACCCCCCAGAACAGCGCCGGATCGACGTGTCGCACGCCCGGACGTATTCGCGGGGCTTCTTCGCCAAGCTCGTGATCCTGGGTGTGATCGACGCTCTCGGCGTCTACGTCGCGATGGCAGCACTCGCCCAGGAGTCCTACGGGATCATGTGGGTGATGATCGGGCTGCTGGTCGTGGCCAACTGGGTGTACTTCACCAAGCGGGCCCTCCCGCTGAAGTACATGCTCCCCGGGCTGGCCTTCCTGGTCATCTACCAGGTCTTCACGATCGGCTACACCGGCTACGTCGCGTTCACCAACTACGGCGACGGGCACAACTCGACCAAGTCGCACGCGATCGAGGCCCTGCTCATCCAGAACGAGAAGCGGGTCGAGGGCAGCGCGTCCTACCCGCTGGCGGTCGTCGAGGGCGACTCGGGTCTCGGGTTCGCGATCATCGACGGTGACACCGTCCGCGTCGGCACGGCCGAGCAGCCGATGGTCGAGGCCCCCGGCGCCGTGGTGACCGACGGCGCGGTCGCGCAGGTGCCCGGCTACGAGGTGCTGGCCCGGGCGGACGTCCTGCAGCGGCAGGACGAGGTGACCACGCTGCGCGTCGGCTACTCCGAGGACGCCGAGGACGGCTCGATCCGGACCCAGGACGCCCGCAACGGCTACGTCTACCGCTCGATCATGGTCTACGACGAGGCCGCCGACACGCTGACCGACACCGACACCGACACCGCGACGGTCTACACCCCGAACGACAACGGGCAGTTCCAGGCGTCGGACGGGACGGTCCTGCCGGTCGGCTGGCGGGTCGCTGTCGGGTTCGACAACTTCACGAAGGCTTTCGGGGACGCCCGCTACTCCACGCCGTTCTTCAAGGTGCTCGCGTGGACCTTCGTCTTCGCCGTCCTGTCGGTCGCGATCACGTTCTTCCTCGGCCTGTTCTTCGCGATCACGCTGAACGACGAGCGGATCAAGGGCCGGCGCATCCTGAGGTCGCTGCTGATCCTGCCGTACGCGTTCCCCGCGTTCATGTCCTTCCTGCTCTGGCGCGGCATGCTCAACCGGGACTACGGGTTCATCAACACGGTCCTGCTCGGCGGCGCCGACCTGAACTGGCTCGGTGATCCGTGGCTGGCGAAGCTCGCGGTGCTCGGGGTCCAGCTCTGGGTCGGCTTCCCGTACATGTTCCTGATCTGCACCGGCGCGCTCCAGTCGATCCCCGGCGAGCTCGTCGAGGCCGCGAAGATCGACGGTGCGGGGCGCTTCCGGCTCTGGCGGTCGATCACCCTGCCGCTGCTCCTGGTCGCGGTGGCGCCGCTGCTCATCTCCTCGTTCGCCTTCAACTTCAACAACTTCAACATCATCGAGATGATCACCGAGGGGAACCCCAGGTTCGCCGATGCCTCGGTGCCGGTCGGGGCGACCGACATCCTCATCACGATGGTCTACTCGGTCTCCGGCCTGGACGGTGGCGCGGCCAAGAACTTCGGGCTGGCCAGCGCGTTGTCGATCGTCATCTTCATCATCGTGGCGACCATCTCGGTGATCAGCTTCAAGAGGACCCGCGCGCTCGAGGAGATCAACTGA
- a CDS encoding PQQ-binding-like beta-propeller repeat protein, producing the protein MRRRWSSGAGRPDGVEVELVEWHDDGPEGSEPSDGGPRPGAPGEPGEPGEPGGLTTGSVGPGPWRGRRAVRWGAGLAAVLLLVVVVNVVEARRDAARAAALEGVRGLVAPMPEPLTEIWRHPGSWPVGEVDGLLLVAGVEGGVTALDPSTGDVRWSWTGTSVPGAGWCGIELLADPSWTTLSDLYLASVPDVGSSVVLCRGSGAETVVDDAADASTGVTLVDPATGAELFTVEAPGEQLGIQVVAGGLIVTTALPDRRVRFERWDVSTGEPSWALTSAQPVLGEDGVVVERYQVVQDTLIIAGEGTVAVSLATGQEVDPASVPDAPYLVLETPLDGATATWEFESDGSGSGRVTNPDGTVRFDLPGPVWTPPTADGPAADVLLVAEQVGGGLRALDLSTGAELWSRPQAMVVLVVDDVAVVSDGLTLSAVRLTDGETVWEVAVDPQFQVTGVTDGDVVLAAVLEGGVSHLVALALVDGEEIWRSDLAVGGYQASAFGGHVVVQNGSELIGYG; encoded by the coding sequence ATGCGAAGGCGCTGGTCATCGGGTGCGGGACGGCCGGACGGCGTGGAGGTCGAGCTCGTCGAGTGGCACGACGACGGCCCGGAGGGCAGCGAGCCGTCGGACGGTGGCCCGCGGCCCGGTGCGCCGGGTGAGCCCGGTGAGCCCGGTGAGCCGGGCGGGCTGACGACCGGCTCCGTCGGGCCAGGACCTTGGCGTGGCCGGAGAGCCGTGCGCTGGGGTGCCGGGCTCGCCGCCGTGCTCCTTCTCGTCGTGGTGGTGAACGTCGTCGAGGCGCGCCGGGATGCGGCCCGCGCTGCGGCGCTGGAGGGAGTCCGCGGGCTCGTGGCCCCCATGCCCGAGCCGCTGACCGAGATCTGGCGCCACCCCGGCAGCTGGCCGGTGGGGGAGGTCGACGGGCTGCTCCTGGTGGCCGGCGTCGAGGGTGGGGTCACCGCACTGGATCCCTCGACCGGGGACGTGCGGTGGTCCTGGACCGGGACCTCGGTACCCGGAGCCGGCTGGTGCGGCATCGAGCTGCTCGCCGACCCGTCCTGGACCACCCTGTCCGACCTGTACCTGGCGTCGGTTCCCGACGTCGGGTCGTCGGTCGTGCTGTGCAGAGGCAGCGGGGCCGAGACGGTCGTGGACGACGCGGCCGACGCGTCGACGGGGGTCACCCTGGTCGATCCCGCCACGGGTGCCGAGCTCTTCACGGTGGAGGCGCCCGGGGAGCAGCTCGGCATCCAGGTGGTCGCCGGTGGCCTGATCGTCACGACGGCGCTCCCGGACCGTCGGGTGCGGTTCGAGCGCTGGGACGTCAGCACCGGCGAGCCGAGCTGGGCGCTGACGAGCGCTCAGCCCGTGCTGGGGGAGGACGGAGTCGTGGTCGAGCGCTACCAGGTCGTGCAGGACACGTTGATCATTGCTGGTGAGGGCACGGTGGCCGTGTCCCTGGCGACCGGCCAGGAGGTCGACCCGGCCTCGGTGCCGGATGCGCCGTACCTCGTGCTGGAGACCCCTCTGGATGGCGCGACCGCGACCTGGGAGTTCGAGTCGGACGGTTCCGGGTCGGGTCGGGTGACGAACCCCGACGGCACGGTGCGATTCGACCTGCCCGGCCCGGTCTGGACGCCGCCGACCGCCGACGGTCCGGCGGCTGACGTCCTGCTGGTCGCCGAGCAGGTCGGTGGTGGTCTGCGCGCGCTCGACCTGAGCACCGGTGCGGAGCTCTGGTCGCGCCCGCAGGCGATGGTCGTCCTCGTGGTCGACGACGTCGCGGTCGTCAGCGACGGGTTGACGCTGTCCGCCGTCCGGCTGACCGACGGCGAGACCGTGTGGGAGGTCGCCGTCGATCCTCAGTTCCAGGTGACGGGTGTGACGGACGGTGACGTCGTCCTGGCGGCGGTTCTCGAGGGTGGCGTGAGCCACCTCGTCGCGCTCGCCCTGGTCGACGGCGAGGAGATCTGGCGCAGCGACCTCGCGGTCGGCGGCTACCAGGCCTCAGCCTTCGGCGGCCACGTGGTGGTCCAGAACGGGAGCGAGCTCATCGGCTACGGCTGA
- a CDS encoding aminoglycoside N(3)-acetyltransferase, whose product MNGPVIGPVFGTELVADLRRLGVREGGVLLVHASLASLGWVVGGEQTVVTALEEAVGPAGTLVMPSQSWQLCDPAYLRDPRIGEQWRDRVRAALPVYDPAWTPTRSMGAVVEALRTQPGTLRSAHPHRSFVARGPAAAAIVARHDLDDPVGAGSPLAVVEWLDGQVLLLGVGHDKNTSLHLAEARSGLHLPRVANGAPLLVDGERRWVTFDEPEVDDADFLAVGAAFAGSGGQRTGTVGAADAALMGQAELIAFAARWFAGNRRAG is encoded by the coding sequence GTGAACGGCCCCGTCATCGGCCCCGTCTTCGGCACGGAGCTCGTCGCGGATCTCCGCCGGCTCGGGGTCCGCGAGGGCGGCGTCCTGCTCGTGCACGCGAGCCTCGCGAGCCTCGGCTGGGTCGTCGGTGGCGAGCAGACAGTCGTCACCGCGCTCGAGGAGGCGGTCGGTCCGGCGGGCACCCTCGTCATGCCCAGCCAGTCCTGGCAGCTGTGCGATCCCGCGTACCTGCGCGATCCGCGGATCGGTGAGCAGTGGAGGGACCGGGTCCGGGCGGCGCTGCCGGTCTACGACCCTGCCTGGACACCCACCAGGAGCATGGGCGCCGTCGTCGAGGCCCTGCGGACCCAGCCCGGGACGCTGCGCAGCGCGCACCCGCACCGGTCGTTCGTCGCGCGCGGCCCGGCGGCCGCCGCGATCGTGGCCCGGCACGACCTGGACGACCCGGTCGGTGCGGGCTCACCGCTGGCCGTGGTCGAGTGGCTCGACGGCCAGGTCCTGCTGCTCGGCGTCGGCCACGACAAGAACACCTCCCTGCACCTGGCCGAGGCCCGCAGCGGCCTGCACCTGCCGCGGGTGGCCAACGGCGCTCCCCTCCTGGTGGACGGCGAACGGCGCTGGGTCACCTTCGACGAGCCCGAGGTGGACGATGCGGACTTCCTCGCGGTCGGCGCCGCCTTCGCCGGATCGGGCGGCCAGCGCACCGGCACGGTCGGGGCGGCCGACGCCGCCCTGATGGGGCAGGCGGAGCTGATCGCGTTCGCAGCGCGCTGGTTCGCCGGCAACCGGCGGGCCGGGTAG
- a CDS encoding LacI family DNA-binding transcriptional regulator, whose amino-acid sequence MRTRLKDLAEQAGVSTATVSRVLNGKAGVAAETRKAVLAALDVLGYDRPEKLRTRSEGLIGLIVPELDNPVFPALAQAIETTLSDRGYTPLLCTQSPGGTTEDEYVEMLIEHGVDGIVFVSGRHADTTASFDRYHRLRSRGLPMVLVNGYAEGVDAPSVSTDDAVAVDLAMRHLTSLGHQRIGLAIGPDRYIPAKRKVAAFTAALARRSPPEGAAEHIVTTLFTVEGGQAAGAELISQGHTAIICGSDLMALGVIRAARARGLKVPEDLSVVGFDDSPLIAFTDPPLTTVRQPVSGMGKAAVSALVSEIRGAKVSRTELLFHPELIVRGSTGPVPVLP is encoded by the coding sequence GTGCGCACACGCCTGAAGGACCTTGCCGAGCAAGCCGGTGTCAGCACGGCCACCGTCTCCCGGGTGCTCAACGGGAAGGCCGGCGTCGCCGCCGAGACCCGGAAGGCGGTTCTCGCGGCGCTCGACGTCCTGGGCTACGACCGACCCGAGAAGCTGCGGACCCGCTCCGAGGGCCTCATCGGCCTGATCGTCCCCGAGCTCGACAACCCCGTCTTCCCCGCGTTGGCCCAGGCGATCGAGACCACGCTCTCCGACCGCGGCTACACACCGCTGCTGTGCACCCAGTCCCCGGGCGGGACGACCGAGGACGAGTACGTCGAGATGCTGATCGAGCACGGCGTCGACGGGATCGTCTTCGTCTCCGGCCGGCACGCGGACACCACGGCGAGCTTCGACCGGTACCACCGGTTGCGCAGCCGAGGGTTGCCGATGGTGCTCGTCAACGGGTATGCCGAAGGCGTCGACGCACCGTCGGTCTCCACCGACGACGCCGTCGCCGTCGATCTCGCCATGCGCCACCTGACCTCGCTCGGCCACCAGCGCATCGGCCTGGCGATCGGCCCGGACCGGTACATCCCCGCCAAGCGGAAGGTTGCGGCCTTCACCGCCGCCCTCGCCAGACGCAGCCCGCCCGAAGGAGCAGCCGAGCACATCGTCACGACGCTGTTCACCGTCGAGGGCGGCCAGGCTGCCGGTGCCGAGCTGATCAGCCAGGGGCACACGGCGATCATCTGCGGCTCGGACCTGATGGCCCTCGGCGTGATCCGGGCCGCCCGTGCCCGCGGCCTGAAGGTCCCGGAGGACCTGTCGGTCGTCGGCTTCGACGACTCCCCGCTGATCGCATTCACCGACCCGCCCCTGACGACTGTGCGCCAGCCCGTCAGCGGGATGGGCAAGGCCGCCGTCAGCGCCCTCGTCTCGGAGATCCGTGGCGCCAAGGTCTCGCGGACCGAGCTGCTCTTCCACCCCGAGCTGATCGTCCGAGGCTCCACCGGACCGGTGCCCGTCCTACCCTGA
- a CDS encoding sugar ABC transporter permease: MATETVNLSTRRGGGSTAPTIHPQQAMSAKRWWSELGWRYVVAAVAVVYAAFPILYVVSASFASSGTLTGSNKLFGTITGSNYAALNETRFWDWVLNTLFIATVTAVGTTLMGAAAAYAFSRFRFTGRRVGLTSLLVIQMFPQLLAFVAVFLLLLALGNVVPVLGLNSQIALIMVYLGGALGVNTFLMYGFFNTVPKELDEAAKIDGATHSQIYWTIILRLVAPILAVVALLSFISSFSDFLLAKLILQSEEHWTLAVGLYQWVSDRLSANWGLFAAGAVISAIPVVLLFIFLQKYIVGGLTAGSVKG, encoded by the coding sequence ATGGCTACCGAGACCGTGAACCTGTCCACCCGGCGCGGTGGCGGATCGACTGCTCCCACGATCCACCCGCAGCAGGCCATGAGTGCCAAGCGCTGGTGGAGCGAGCTGGGCTGGCGCTACGTCGTGGCCGCTGTCGCAGTCGTCTATGCGGCATTCCCGATCCTCTACGTCGTGTCCGCGTCCTTCGCCTCGAGCGGCACGCTCACCGGCTCGAACAAGCTCTTCGGCACCATCACGGGGTCGAACTACGCCGCCCTGAACGAGACGCGCTTCTGGGACTGGGTCCTCAACACGCTGTTCATCGCCACGGTCACAGCGGTCGGGACCACCTTGATGGGCGCCGCTGCGGCCTACGCGTTCTCCCGGTTCAGGTTCACCGGGCGCCGCGTGGGCCTGACCAGCCTGCTGGTGATCCAGATGTTCCCGCAGCTCCTGGCCTTCGTCGCGGTCTTCCTGCTGCTGCTCGCGCTCGGCAACGTCGTGCCGGTCCTCGGCCTCAACTCCCAGATCGCACTGATCATGGTGTACCTGGGTGGGGCGCTCGGCGTGAACACGTTCCTGATGTACGGCTTCTTCAACACCGTGCCCAAGGAGCTCGACGAGGCCGCCAAGATCGACGGGGCGACCCACTCCCAGATCTACTGGACGATCATCCTGCGCCTGGTCGCGCCGATCCTCGCGGTCGTCGCGCTGCTGTCCTTCATCAGCTCCTTCTCGGACTTCCTGCTGGCCAAGCTGATCCTGCAGTCCGAGGAGCACTGGACGCTCGCGGTCGGGCTCTACCAGTGGGTCTCCGACCGGCTGTCGGCCAACTGGGGCCTGTTCGCGGCAGGTGCTGTGATCAGTGCGATCCCGGTCGTCCTGCTGTTCATCTTCCTGCAGAAGTACATCGTCGGCGGCCTGACGGCCGGATCCGTCAAGGGATGA